A portion of the Sabethes cyaneus chromosome 3, idSabCyanKW18_F2, whole genome shotgun sequence genome contains these proteins:
- the LOC128739529 gene encoding uncharacterized protein LOC128739529, with translation MCNVWNLKLFALVLCIALAQPAGSTDTEEGRFLLWGRPILIVPETSPTRHQMIYGIGVPLAAHESLTFGWVLKAQYFLPYEVGQLRPNLMEGWNDTRRSLEKRDVASTVSGQHFENYTATDVKIETEQLPEPKLPNDEYDAAYDAEDDDFDDGDDNYWRDEEEEKRIQEANQWLLPSATTPSESDGYELENSRWTTYKLLEKMGENYGVGGRACMLRSICEAAATEFTHTAGVFSELFHIVFSPSTTSEQISEHSDNEYYRAEQLGREGAPCHQVFSECKNTILDVFTGIHDPVSNELTVAHDQLKHAIMKKYDN, from the exons ATGTGTAACGTATGGAATTTAAAACTCTTCGCACTTGTACTGTGCATTGCCCTGGCCCAACCAGCGGGCTCTACCGATACCGAAGAAGGCCGTTTTCTCCTGTGGGGTAGACCGATACTGATTGTTCCGGAAACTTCGCCGACCCGTCATCAGATGATTTACGGTATTGGTGTGCCACTTGCGGCACATGAATCGCTCACTTTCGGGTGGGTTCTTAAGGCCCAGTATTTCCTACCGTATGAGGTCGGGCAACTTAGGCCCAATCTAATGGAAGGTTGGAACGATACTCGACGATCGCTGGAAAAACGAGACGTGGCTTCCACGGTGTCTGGTCAACATTTTGAGAATTATACCGCTACGGATGTCAAAATTGAGACAGAACAATTGCCGGAGCCGAAATTGCCAAACGATGAATATGATGCTGCGTACGACGCGGAGGACGATGATTTTGATGATGGAGATGATAACTACTGGCGGGATgaggaagaagaaaaacggataCAGGAGGCCAATCAATGGCTCTTACCGTCAGCAACAACTCCTTCCGAATCGGATGGTTACGAACTCGAAAATTCCCGATGGACGACTTACAAGCTATTGGAAAAAATGGGTGAAAATTATGGCGTTGGAGGACGCGCTTGTATGTTACGAAGCATTTGCGAAGCTGCCGCAACAGAGTTTACACATACTGCTGGTGTCTTTTCCGAGCTGTTCCACATAGTGTTTTC GCCATCAACTACCTCGGAACAAATCTCGGAACATAGTGACAATGAGTACTACCGGGCTGAACAGTTGGGACGAGAAGGAGCCCCTTGTCATCAGGTGTTCAGTGAATGTAAAAATACGATCTTGGATGTATTTACCGGCATACATGATCCGGTTAGCAATGAACTGACTGTTGCTCACGATCAGTTGAAACATGCGATCATGAAGAAGTATGATAATTAG
- the LOC128739531 gene encoding uncharacterized protein LOC128739531, with translation MIKSFALVLLVFLNGFASIFGDGENHLSSNVSTKILQREKRLVYTFNSATGILCALSMPLAIPERNIFVSYNFEMNYNMPTDSTDYTQGALKRVDTPEINARALREDQRARAVRRAATFTRKKAYRSIEVQLNKMGLNGKRCILRAICEAADVPMHAHNGIVGDLLQILLTPSHSKDEHLPLEFYRAEQLGRQHDCGKYWRHCPKSILDMISVLL, from the exons ATGATCAAAAGTTTCGCTTTGGTTCTGCTGGTGTTTCTAAATGGTTTTGCTTCGATTTTCGGTGACGGTGAGAATCATCTATCGTCTAATGTGTCCACGAAAATATTACAACGAGAAAAAAGGCTAGTGTACACGTTCAACAGTGCAACCGGT ATACTGTGCGCACTGTCGATGCCGTTGGCAATACCGGAGAGAAACATTTTCGTGTCGTACAATTTTGAAATGAACTACAACATGCCAACGGATTCGACGGATTATACTCAAGGTGCTCTGAAACGGGTTGACACACCGGAAATCAACGCGCGAGCGCTACGAGAGGACCAACGAGCCCGTGCTGTACGGCGGGCTGCAACATTTACAAGGAAAAAAGCCTACCGATCGATTGAAGTTCAGCTCAACAA AATGGGACTCAATGGCAAACGGTGCATTTTGCGGGCAATTTGTGAGGCAGCAGATGTACCGATGCACGCCCATAACGGAATTGTGGGCGACCTACTTCAAATTTTACTAAC ACCGTCGCATTCCAAAGACGAACATTTACCGCTGGAGTTTTATCGTGCGGAACAATTAGGACGTCAGCACGATTGTGGCAAATACTGGCGGCACTGTCCTAAAAGCATACTTGACATGATTAGTGTTTTACTCTAG